Below is a window of Ahaetulla prasina isolate Xishuangbanna chromosome 1, ASM2864084v1, whole genome shotgun sequence DNA.
TACTTTTGGGGCCTGAAAACATTATGGAACACTTTAGATATGTATTCCTAGAAGTAGAGAATAGGCAGTTTGCCCTTGTCCTTCTGAAAGCCAAAATCATTTCATTGCTCGCAAGGGAAATACTGTATTTCAAACATCCCTAGAACTATTGGCATAAATCTGTAGGAAATCTTTGTATCTCAGGGGCCCATCCATCATGTTACTTCTGCAATTCCTTGGAACTCTGGCAGTTCTAAGCTTTCTCTAAGCAGAGAAAAACTTATCTACTACTAGTCTAGGTCTGATAAGCCACAAGGATGCTGACTAACCTATCAGTTGCAAAGTTCATTGTTCACTTTCCATCATTGTCATAAATAAGCTGAGGGAGCACGAGGGAGGGGAATATGGAATCAAGCTGAGGAAGGAGTGGTAGAAGTGCAGTAAATTTAATTGTTTTGCAGCTCATTGTCTTCAGATGTTAGTTTCACTTTTGCCTGGCAAGTTTTACATGCAATATGTCATCTTTCTGGTTTGTTCTCCTCTAGGTAACAGCAAGCTTGCTAGCATGCCAGCTGGTGGGGCTGTAGCAGTTTCCTCAGGCGGGTCTGCTGCTCCAGCTGGAGGACCTGCACCAGCTGCTGGTAAGTATAATTTATCATGAAAACAAATGTTTTGGGTGGGTAAACTTCAAGCGGAACTTCTCTTCTACAAATAAGTTTTTTTGAAGTTTACAGAGCATAAAACAGCCTGTTACCTATCCAGCCTGTTAAACGCCCTTGTTGCATTTAAAGACAAACATGAATAGTTCTATATAAAAAGGAACATGCTAATTTCTGAAAAACTTTTCTATCagcaattgtataaaatgaaatatttcagcaGTTTAAGTTGTTCACTTCTAATTATACTtcattttgaaattatattgtaGATATCCAGCCATTTCTATTATTCCTTTAATGGTGCATgattgtaaaaagcagatgaatttATATATAATACATTCTGGGGTTGAGCTTAATCCTGTCAGCAAATCGATCTTTTAGCttggtacattttttaaaatcttaattatTGCTTATCCCTAATGTCTTACTTTGAAGGGAACTTTACTTAGAATAAACCTGTACATTTGTAGCATTTAAAATTCTTAGTTAATTGATTTTATCTACTTGtcttttcagcagaagaaaagaaagaggaaaagaaagaggagtcTGAAGAATCTGATGATGATATGGGTTTTGGATTATTTGACTAAAAATAAGAATTAGTctgtaataaatatttttcaaagattttgcattattttgttaatttataagcTTAGTCAATACTGCTTCAAAAGTTGGACCTGCCCAAAAGAACCAGAATATTGTTGTGTATTCATTATGATGAGTTTTGAATATTTTGTCACTTTTTAAAGATTATGatcattttaaaacttaaaaaatgctttctagtaaaaattaaacccttatCTTTGCTAATTTATAACATAATTACCTTGCATTTATATACTACAAAACTACTATACTAGTTTCTTGCATTAGATCATCAGTTACTTGGGTTCTCGGAATTCAACCATGGATTATGGTTCACCATGGCTCACTTGATATACTATACTAAGCTAGAACCAAGTTACATTATAACTTGTGATTTTTGAATTGGAGTTTGAGATATCAATTATACAATATCTTCTAGCTGACCTTCCAACACTTAGTACTGTCAGTCCATGATAAACTACTCCCTTTTATGAACTAGATCTTAAGACTTGTTTGCTGCCAGTTCCAAAACACCTTTATGTGACCATACGACAGAAGTTGGCATTGCTATCCTACCAGCTTGTTTTAATACTCTTAATGTAAATGGATAGAGGAGGAGCTAACTTGAACAAAGTAAGAGCTAATATAATATGATCTCACAAGATTGTTCTGGAGAAAAATAGGAAGGAGAATTAGATATTAGCTACTTAAGTGCTACGTGCATTCAACTACTGTGGTTGAATATTGAGCATACGATATCTAAGTTGTAAACAGAATTCCTTTTTCCTAATGTAACTAAATATTCTAGGAACCTGCATGCAAAGCTTATTTCACTTATAGCATTCCTTTGTGAGGTACTGGTTTTCTGGGATTATTTTctgaattgcaaatatattttattccaaaAAATTATCTAATTTGGAGATTTCTTCTCAACAATTGTATAAGGACATTTTTTCCTGTAAAGGATTCTCATGTTTGTATTTAATTAGCCTAAATGCAATTGATATAGTCcaaatttttaataattattaaagtaGTTACATCTAAGCCTGAGGTTCCCATTCAGAAATACAGTGAAATATGTATTGGGATTTAATCAAGACAAAGGGCCCATTAGATAGTAAACGACATTCCATAAGAATACAAAATCTAGAATAGCTACACACCTAATGAAGCATCAAACATTTAAGCAGAATACTCTGTCTTTTCTTAACAAATGTTGGCAGTGAGAAAAGGCACTAACACTAGAACTGCATTTGTACATCTTCAACTGGGCACCTTTCTAGAGAAAATGACCtaattttaatacctgtaatcgGCTTTTAATAATCCACTGACTAAATCGAAGTTCTTTTTAATAGTGCACCCATTGCAGTCTAATGAAGTCTGTTTGCCTTAGTGCTGGTCATTCTTCtacttttcccagcattaagaAACGTCTCAAGAATAATACAAGAATGATATGATTTTAAGGAGCTGTTTTTATATACTAAATTATGTCAAACGGATTAATTAACCTATTTGTAAAATTCTACCTTACTAATAGATGTCATTGGAGCTCTGGTACATATTCCATTATGTATGGTATAAGTTGATATTGTCTTAAGACAGACTTTTCTGCCTGCATCCCAAATATGGATCAGCTTCCTAACTAACCAATACTGTGCTTTAAACAAGAACTGAGTTGCCTTCAGATCAAGCTCTTTCATAGTAACTTCATACAATTATGTTCTTTCTGAGTAATACTATGGAAGTGGTTTTCCGCTGCTTTTTATACACTTCCTACTTCACAATTGACTATGGACCCGGGATTTCCTTGTAATGTCAACTCCCATCCTGTTGAGGTTTTTAAGTTCTCTCATTAAGTGTTCTgtttcaaatgaaattgaaattgagtaCAATCTAATCAGCTGCATGATGATCATAGTTCAGTTTCATTAATGTACAGATACTGCACCGTGTTATATACAAGGTTATATAcacaataaagatttttttaaaacacaatAAACAACTTGTGTGCTATAGAAACATGCTGGTCATAGATTCTTCAGGAAAAATTAAAACTTTCTTGAAGATGATGCTCTCTATAGATTATATTTTCCATCGTGTAGCCAGGAATTTAAATTAGCATATCTAACAGACACAGCCCTAGAAAAGACAGCAACCTGAGGATGCTTATAAAAAAGACTCTATACCAGTTTGTAGTTCTAATGCATTTGATGCAAAAGCCTGGTGTTACTAAAACAAGTTCATAAACCGCCACTAATACCTACTTTTCAGCTCAAAACACCTAGGAATGTAAGTGCTTGACCTACATTCTTCTGTTTAATGACTGACATTACGACAGTGCTAAAAAAAAGTAATTCCAACCTCACAGCCCCAAAATTCAGGAATTTGGGAACCAGTATGTTATGTTTGCAGTGACCTGGgatcatgattgccatttgtgaccttcccaggacTTCCAATGAGTAAAGTCAATAGGGATACCTtggcaaaaaagttgtaaaatcaggtgagtCACTTCACCACCACATTGCTTAGAAACTGAAGTTCTGGTCCAAATAATGGctgtaaatggaggactatctgtgtttttaaaataataatagtaataataataataataatgataataacagGGCAGTGATGAATACTACTCATCCAGTGCTCAAAGGACAAGGTTGTGATTGTTGACTGAAAGATATTAAAGGAATTGAGCCATGGTTCGAAGGAGAACACAACATTATTTTAGCTGGACCAGTTATCTCATCTGCCTTTTTAAAACAGCTTTTTGTAGGATGCCTATATACACCCGGATCAGtccaaaataaatgcaaattttcaATGTATGTATATACCAGTAGAACAGATGTAAAAATGTAACTCCGTCTTCGTGCTATAAAACAATAGCCTGGGCTGTAGAAGATCAGAGTTCAGTTCCAGAGATTTATTAAAGGCTCCAGGTAAGTTCACATTTAATCCTTAGTTCATTTGGTTAAGAGAAAATGTCTAAGACATTGTGTGCTATGCGCCAGTCTGCCCCCAATATTATGGATGCATAATCTTTTCACTCCTTCGAGGCGTGGGGGTGGTTGTTGACATTCTGCCCaaattaaccattttaattttttatttagtaTTTCAATAGAAATACTAAATCTAGTGCAAGTCTATAGTTCTTCCATTTAATagagttttatttaaattttagttCAATCTTTTATTGTGTGTCCTGGCTTCACCTATTTGGTTCCTGAcacattgtaaaaaaataatattggataCCTCCTTGCAAAGGTCAAAAGAACTTGAGATGGAGCATCCTATAGAAATGTTACTAAAATCTATTTCAGAGATACAAATTACTGTATCTCAGGTCCATTCATGCAGCTACTAAGAGATAAGCAACCACAATTACGTTTACAATATTCTTGTGTAAGAAAGTATTCATAATGTTCCAACAATGACTGCCAATTATCTTCCCATAGTGTGATTGAAATCTTGAAGTGAACTGGAATGTAGTTAATATCACAACGTGATTTTGCGTAAGAAGCTATGCTACGTATTCTGGAGTTACTGGATGAGAAATTAAGATATCGTTCCAATCACTTAATGATCATAAAGATTAAAGGAGTCAATTTATAACCAGTGTACCAGCAACAACACTGTTTAGAATAAATTTAGTCATTAATTGAATTGAAATGAACTGTAGATTTAAAAAGTAcatattttaacaaatttgttgttagttgcgaagtcatgtctgacccatcgcaaccccatggatattcctccagaccttcgtgtcctctaccatcctctggagtccgtttAAACTCACGACTTCAATGACTctttccagccacctcattctctgccatccccttcttttgccctcaatctcccccagcattaggctcttttccagggagttcttccttctcattaggtggccaaagaatttgaCTTTAACAAAGGTCACTTTCTGGGTAGTCATCTCAAGATACATTTCCTTAGCAGATTCCTCAATCCCTTTAACTAATTAAATCCCTTTAATGGCAAAGCTTTTATTGTATTGGAAATTCTTAAAAATTCAGAGAGATATCAGAAATTATCTGCTTTGAAAGTAGCCTATGTTCAACTGTGTAGCACAGTCCAAAGTTCACCACGGGAGAAGTTTTATGACATATTGAATTTTGTCGAATTTCAATTCCAATTCGGGTCCAAATTTTGCTTGTATTCTGTAAGTTAACCATTAGAGGTACcttgtttgaaaatgttttgccctATGATGTACCATTTTTCccagttaaaagttaaaagataTGAGAGTTTAGAACTGTGTAGATGAAATgccacaaaaatattttacagttaTGAGCAATTATTTCTAAAAAGACCACGTTATACTTTAATAAACATTATCTGATCTTGACTCTGGCTAAACTAGCTGCTTAAATCTGTTCTGAAGGCTTGAAAGAGGTTGAAAAGAAGATTATTTCTTCAAATGGCTTTAAAGCAATGTACTTTTGAAACATCAGATTACAGCAATATGAATTTAGATAACTTAAGTAACATCATAATTAACTGACATAATTAaaatgttcttaatattgtagTAATTTCACATAAGCAAGCAATGGCAGTGCTTTTATTTACTGGAAACATTGCCCAAAGCATTAACACAGGGGTCCCTGACCCCTTAGCCACAGCCCATTACTGGACCTTGAGCTGTTTGGAACCAGGCTGTGGAAGTGGCGGATGAGCGCTTGTGCGCATGCCCACTTACACAATCATCCCATCTTGTCTCTTCCCCCATtggtctgcaaagccagaaagctTGGGGAACTCTCTTCTGGATGGAGAAAGAGGCCAGATGAAAATCAAAACATGGAATATTGTGGAATCCTATCTGTATTGAGCCAGGGCAGATATATAATTCTCTAGTCCAAAAATACCACAGAAAGACAAAGTGTTCATTTGGAAGTGCCCTTACGTTCAGTGCTGCCTCATGAGATCCAAGTGGCATACAGCATTTTCCACCAGCTGTGGTCTTTTCTAGATACAAACTAACTGTGATCCATTTTCATTACTGTAATGCCTGCTGATTCAGTACTCCGGCTGCTTCgtttaggtcagtgatggctaacctttttctcttgcAATACACCCTCCCCACGCATGCGTGCACAATCCAAGCCCGCGCACCTGCCCCCCTGCACATGAGCGCGagggatgggattcaaaaattttagcaacctgcaccacagtgggggggctccagaggctttcctcgaggctctgggagggcgaaaacgtgctcagtaggccctccggaggctggaaacgggcccatttctggatttctggaacttccaggaggcctgttttttaccctccccaggctctggaggctttccccaagcctctggaagggcgaaaacagcctcccctgggctctggaggccctgtggaagccggaaacaggcctgtttctgcacTTCTGGAATGCGTGTGCCACTCCTCTGCCcctcatgcatgtgtgcacaatcCCCGCATGTGCTCCACCCCTGCAtatcccgaaaatcagctggctggcaggaggcacacacacatgcacagtggacATGAGCTAGGCGAtgactcacgtgcccacagagagggctctgcgtgccagctgtggcatgtgtgccataggttcaccatcacaggtttaGGTTGAGAAATGTTTATCTCAACTTAGGAGCTACTTTGAGGGCTCATTCATTTCCAAAGAGCTAGTTGTTGGTTCAGTCAGTTCCTTTATTATCAGATGGACATTGTGATGGCATTTTCATGTGTGGGAGTGTGGAGAGTTAACCCTTCTAGCTCTCTCTCATGACTGTCTCCCATTGTTGCTTCTCTTCCATTTGAGATGTTACCATGAATCCACAGCGACTATGCACCATCTCAGGCATGTTTTGCATTTGATATTCCATCCCACCCCGTCCACTACCAATGCCCTAAACTCTTCTTCCACCATCTCTACTGTTGCAGTCTCTCAAAATTGAGGAAGGTGTCTCTTAACAGGATGTGATCATTTTTCCTATGGGCCAAATTTTCTCCCTATTTGTCTTTTGGTAGAGAAAGAGGAAGATTCTCCATCTCTCATTTCTAGTCAGAGCTGCAAGGCAACTAAGGTTACTTCTCTTGCAGGATTATATACTAGTAaaatatgtaaaggtaaaggtaaaggttccccttgcacatacgtgctagttgttcctgactctagggggcggtgctcatctctgtttcaaagccgaagagccaacgctgtccgaagacgtctccatggtcatgtggccagcatgactcaatgccaaaggcgcacggaacgctcttaccttcccaccaaaggtggtccctatttttctacttgcattttttatgtgctttcgaactgctaggttggcagaagttgggacaagtaacaggagctcaccccgttacgtggcactagggattcgaaccgctgaactgccgacctttcgatcaacaagctcagcatcttagccactgagccaccacatcccttagtgAAATGTGTACTTATCATCTATATTAACAGTTAAGGAACCTGTTCAGCATTAAAATGATGAtgaggaaaggagataggaaaatGTCCTGTCAGAAAAAAGGCTCTGTATGCAtaaacacacaatatatataaaacaaaataaaacttaaGGTTACAAACCAGTAGCTAAGACATCATATTTTAATCATCCCAATTCACTACATTTTCCAAGACAGGTACTCCTTCTGATTCACTGGTTCTTATTCCAGGCAGGACTAGAGTGGCAGGTTCTTCTCTTGTAGAAGCCAGCCAGGGTAGATTCCTTTCTCTTGTGGTGGAAGAGAAAGAACCCAGGCTAAATAGAGAGGATCCCTTTTAAAATCACAtgtcaaaaagagagaaaatcttaggttactttaaaagaaaataagcttCCTGTGCTTTGCTGGACCTCTGCCCACTCTTAAAATTGACTTGCCTTCACTTCAGACATCATTTATTCCAGGAGTATATTGGAagccataaatatatttattgtctATAAGGCGGCTTTATTGTGGAACCAACATTGGAATACCTCCAGCAGGATCCTGACTACCAACAATGTATTTTTGATAGCAGGTTAATGATGCAAACATGGAATTAGTGGCCCATGTGTGGTCTGTGGATTGTCTATCACTGCTTTAAAATGGTAGTTCCAATCTTTCAATTTTATTAAGGCCCAACTATAAGGAGAAATGGCTAAAGGCTGAATAATTACTTTTAAATCAGTGGAGTTTCAAAAATACTTTACAAAACGTCATGAAAATTTTCTGCAGTTCAATACTACTCACTTATAACTAGTTTAATTCTAACTATGGAATTGCTCAAAAACTTACTAAGTGAATTCAATCGTAAAGAACTATGCCATGTTATTCTTCCAGCCATACATAATGttcaaggaataaaataaaagctaGATCCCCCTGGATTTCAGTCttttctaggaaaaaaaaagattaggctTACATGGAAATTATAGATCTCAATTTCACCCCCTCTGATTGCGTAGGAACAATCCCCTGAGGAAGGATAAGTGGGGGAAACCATCAAGAGAGGTTCTGGATCATCCAAATAGAAGATTTTTGTTCTAAATACATCATCTCTGACAAGCATTTCTCTGAATGTCAGAAAAAGGAAGATTAGAACATAGCAAAACAAAACTGTCATCATCTTTCATAATCTTTTCTCAACAAATCAAAGGCTATTTTCCAATTTTCAGAGGAAAAGAACCTAGTCTTCCTTTaaggaataaaataaatggtTTCATAAtagcctagggcaggggtgtcaaactcatgtcatcatggtggCGTTACGTGACGTATTGAGGACCCCcccctctttgctaaactgggcatgggtatggccagtgtgtgatgcatccagcttgtgggccaggaatttgacagccctggcctagGGCATCACTCTTCAATTGCTGAATGAAGTGGAAAATATAATGCCCCTTTGCCACCCGCTATTCCCCAACTCCTGGATTCCAAATTCCAGGTCTCAATATTTGGCTGTAGGACTAGAAGATGAAGGAGCCATTTTTAAACCTTGTACTCCAATGCTGGAGTGAAATAGCAGATGcctctttttttcttaaattaaaataacatttgagttggaaaaaaaatacattaaggtGAACTTTTacagcagtggtgtcaaactcacagtctgCGGTCTGGGTGCGTCATGTGCtgcccatatttattttatttatttatttataatttaatttctataccgcccttctcccgaaggactcaggacggtttacagccctattaaaacacaaaatacaaataacaaatttaaaacagaattatacCCACAcctgttttagcgaaggggaaaaaagtcgtgatatgtcacatgactatggaagtttgacacctctgttttaCAGGGTCTCCAACAGGTATACATGATTGTCTTTTCAATTTAATCATCACAATTATTTGAAGCAGGCTAATCTGAGAGACTTTTATAGGTGGTTCATATATCTCACTAAActataatgatttatttatttatttattgatcaaatttatataccgccctatctcccgaaggaataCACTCCTAAGCAaagatcataaataaataaataaataaataaatgtgtgttaGCAGATTCTGAATCAGCTTTGTTGTTCTGAGTTCCAGGAAAATGAAGTTTTTAGCTTTCAATCATGACTTATTTAACTTCTGGTCTATAAAATGCAGATATCACTTAGTAAGTCATAAAGCAGCTGGCCTTCTCCTACCTATTTTCACTGATATGTTGTAAGCACCTTCCAGAATATCCAGTTAGACTTGTCCTTCTATCTGACAAAAATGGATATTAATGATAGTAAATATGTCAGAAAAAGGGACATTCAGTTTGGTAGTACCTTCAAGCTTATGGAATTTAATTAGACTTTGTTTGTGTTGTGGGCACAGACTAACACAGCtcttcccccacctccagtaatCAATGTCACAATGTTAAGTACATGATGTACTGTGTGCTAGAAGATCTTATACTACTTTGTAAATCTATTGTGTTTATTTCCTGGGGAGCAAGTTTTATCATCATGTACACAGTGTGATCCATAGTAAGAATAATTGGGATTAGCCCTTATCCACCGGAAAATGGTTTGATTTTGCTCAAAGGCAGTTAATACTCTTTCATCCAGGAGGCCCTCTTGCCGCAACCctccagatacaggtagtcctcgacctacaacagtttgtttagcgactgttcaaaatcacaatggcactgaaaaaagtgacctgaccatttttcacacttacaacctttattGCATCCCCTATGAtcgtgtggtcaaaattcagatgcttggcagcaggttcatatttatgactgttactgtgtgccaaggtcatgtgatccccttttgcaaccttttgacagggAAAAATCAATTTGACAGGCCAGACTCACTCAACAACTATGTTGCTAACTTAGTGACTGTAATGATTCATTAAaacaactggggggggggaaggtcataaaatggggcaaaaactcacttttaGTATCAttgaataataacagagttggaagggaccttggagatcttctagtccaaccctctgcccaggcaggaaaccctacaccatttcagacaaatggttatataatattttcttaaaaatttccaggg
It encodes the following:
- the RPLP2 gene encoding large ribosomal subunit protein P2 produces the protein MRYVAAYLLAVLGGNESPSSKDLKKILDSVGIETDDERVNKVISELNGKNIEDVIAQGNSKLASMPAGGAVAVSSGGSAAPAGGPAPAAAEEKKEEKKEESEESDDDMGFGLFD